The genomic DNA CTGGGTGGCGGAAAACCCGTCGAGGATCGGCATTTCGCAGTCCATCAAGACCAGATCGTAGCGCTGCTCCTTCATGGCCTTGAGGGCTTCCTCGCCGTTGCTGGCGGTGTCGGGTTGCAGGTTGAGCTTGCCGAGCATGCCGCGGATGACCTTGGTGGAAATGCTGTTGTCCTCGGCCACCAGGATGCGGAAATCGCTCGGCACCTTCACCGCGATGGGCGGGCCGGCGTTTACCTGCACGTTTGCCGCCTGGCCCCGGTTACGCTGGTTCAGCTCGTCCGCCAGGGTGGTCTTGAGGGTATAGCCGGCCACCGGTTTGGCGAGGATGCGCTTGACCCCGCTGTTGCGCGCCACGATCTTGCTCGGCGCGTTGCTGATGCCGGTGAGCATGATCAACAGGATGTCGTGGTTCAGGCTCGGGTCTTCCTTGATCTTGGCCGCCAGTTGCATGCCGGTCATGCCGGGCATGTTCTGGTCCAGCAACACCACGTCGAAATAATCCCGCAGATGCGCCTTGGTCCGCAGCAGCGCCAGGGCTTCCTTGCCCGAGGGCACCGCACTGACGTTCAGGCCCCAGGCACTGCACTGTTGCACCAGCACTTTGCGGCAGGTGTCGTTGTCATCGACGATCAGCACCCGTGCCCCTTGCAGCGGGCCATCGAGGTCGGACGTCGGGTGTTCGAGGCGATCTGGGTCCAGCGGCAAGGTCAGCCACAAGGTACTGCCCTGGTTGTTGCCGCTTTTGATACCGAATTCCCCGTGCATCAAGATGATCAACTGACGAGCGATGACCAGCCCCAGGTTGCCCCCCAGGCGCGTGGCCGAGAGGAAATTCTTGCTGTGCAGCTCGGCGTGCATCAGCGTGTCCCGCTCTTCGGCGTCCATCGGCGTCCCGCTGTCCTGCACGGCGATGCGCAGGCGTGGCTGATGGCTGCGCTCGTCGAGGGCCACGACGATCAGCACTTCGCCCTCGTCGGTCTTCTTCAGGGCGTTTTCCAGCAGGCTCATCAGTGCCTGGCGCAGCCGCGTCGGGTCACCGCTGATCACCCGCGGCACCTGGGGCTGGATGAAACTGATCAGCTCGACATTCTGCTGTTCGGCCTTGGCGCGGAAGATGCTCAGGCAATCCTCGATCAGGGCATTGAGGTCGAACTGCACGTCGTCCAGTTCGATCTGCCCGGATTCGAGCCGGGAAATGTCGAGGATCTCGTTGATCAGGGTCAGCAGTTCATTGCCGGCGCTGTGGATCGTCTGCACGTAGTCGCGCTGCTTGACCGACAACGGCGTGCCCAGCAGCAGCTCGGTCATGCCCAGCACGCCGTTCATCGGGGTGCGGATCTCGTGGCTGATCTTGGCCAGGAACTCGGCCTTGGCATTGATCTCGGCATTACTCGCCGCCAGGTCGCGGCTGATGCTGAACCGGCTTTCGTTGATCGAGCGCTGGCGCTCGCCCAGGGCGACACTCATCAACAGGCCACTGATACAGATGAAGATCAGCAAGGTAATGATCAAGCCCTGGGGCGGGACTTCCGTGAGCCCTTGCAGTGCCGGAAGAATGATCAGCGTGCCCAGGTTGAAGACCACCATGGCCGCGACGAACAGCCGGGCCGGGCGGTAGCCCTTTTGCCAGTGCCAGGCGCTGACGAACAGCATGCTCAGGCCGGCCAGGGCCACCAGGGCGTAGGTCATGATATTGAGTGGCAGCGTGTTGACGAACAACAGCAGCAGGCTGCACAGCATGACGAACACAATGTCCCCCAGCAGCAGTCGGTTCAACGGGTGCGGCCCCAGGGGCGCGAAGAAGCGGTAGGCGAACATCAGGCCGCAGGGCGCCGTCAGCAGCAGCGCCAGGTAGGCCCCGGGCGTCTGCACCGACGGCCAGTCGGGCAGCCAGGGCCCAGCCAGGTTCAGCAACAGCGCCAGGCTGAGCATCAACAGCCCTTCACAGGCGGCCAGCCACAGGCAACTGCGTGAACGGGTATAGGCGTAGCGGGTGAGGTTGTGCAGGATCAGCATGGCGATGCAGCCGAACAGCAGCCCGTAGACCAGCGTCTGGTTCTGATCGGCTGCCGCTGCGACGGCCGATTGCAGGGTGACGTAGGGGCGCAGTTCGTGGCGCGAGGCCAGTCGAAGGTAGACGTCCAGCGATTTATCGCTGCGCGGCAGCGGCAACATGAAGTCGCTGCTGGGCACTGCCGGTTCGGTATGCGGCGTGGCATTGCCGCTGACTTGTTGCTCGACCAGGGTATCGCCGTCCAGCACATAGAGGTTCAGGCGTGACAGGTCGGGGGCGAAGATGCGCAGGATTTGTTCGTGCCTGTCCGGGGCCAGGCGAAAACGCAGCCACAATGCACCGCCGGGCTCGGCGGCCTTGAGGCGGTCCAGGTCGATGGGGCTGAATTGATTGGTGTAGCGGGCAGAGCGGATATCACTCAGCGTCAGGTCGCCCTGTTCGTCGAGCAATACCGCCCAACCACTGCCTGGCGCGGCCTGGGCCGGGAGCATGCAGAGCAGCGTCAGCAGGGTGACGGTAAAGCCTATGGCAATCCTGAGCCAGCGCACGGCGAAATCCCTTCGTAGGTTGATGCCAGATTATAACTATGCGCGGCGCCGGAACAGTCAGGCAAGGGCCGCAGACCCTTGCCTGGCTGAATGGCTGGGTTATTCCAGATTTTCGCCACGCTCACGGGCAATGGCACGGTAGCCAA from Pseudomonas beijingensis includes the following:
- a CDS encoding hybrid sensor histidine kinase/response regulator, whose translation is MRWLRIAIGFTVTLLTLLCMLPAQAAPGSGWAVLLDEQGDLTLSDIRSARYTNQFSPIDLDRLKAAEPGGALWLRFRLAPDRHEQILRIFAPDLSRLNLYVLDGDTLVEQQVSGNATPHTEPAVPSSDFMLPLPRSDKSLDVYLRLASRHELRPYVTLQSAVAAAADQNQTLVYGLLFGCIAMLILHNLTRYAYTRSRSCLWLAACEGLLMLSLALLLNLAGPWLPDWPSVQTPGAYLALLLTAPCGLMFAYRFFAPLGPHPLNRLLLGDIVFVMLCSLLLLFVNTLPLNIMTYALVALAGLSMLFVSAWHWQKGYRPARLFVAAMVVFNLGTLIILPALQGLTEVPPQGLIITLLIFICISGLLMSVALGERQRSINESRFSISRDLAASNAEINAKAEFLAKISHEIRTPMNGVLGMTELLLGTPLSVKQRDYVQTIHSAGNELLTLINEILDISRLESGQIELDDVQFDLNALIEDCLSIFRAKAEQQNVELISFIQPQVPRVISGDPTRLRQALMSLLENALKKTDEGEVLIVVALDERSHQPRLRIAVQDSGTPMDAEERDTLMHAELHSKNFLSATRLGGNLGLVIARQLIILMHGEFGIKSGNNQGSTLWLTLPLDPDRLEHPTSDLDGPLQGARVLIVDDNDTCRKVLVQQCSAWGLNVSAVPSGKEALALLRTKAHLRDYFDVVLLDQNMPGMTGMQLAAKIKEDPSLNHDILLIMLTGISNAPSKIVARNSGVKRILAKPVAGYTLKTTLADELNQRNRGQAANVQVNAGPPIAVKVPSDFRILVAEDNSISTKVIRGMLGKLNLQPDTASNGEEALKAMKEQRYDLVLMDCEMPILDGFSATQQLRAWEMGNQRTRTPVVALTAHILAEHKERARQAGMDGHMAKPVELSQLRELIEHWVAQRDQQNKTAAHSS